In one window of Thermus aquaticus DNA:
- a CDS encoding DMT family transporter, whose translation MRAYALGLLALNLLTLIWGTTFVVVKGAVAEISPSLLVLLRFLVAGLFFLPFLFRLPPGSLGPGLELAFWLLLGYASQAMGLEHTSASRSAFITALNVVLVPLFLSLAGRRVEGVWLAAFLAFLGVGLLSYDPRQPPLNVGDLWTLLTALTYAIYIVRLEVHAKAVPSLPLTAVQVLGTGLLALPWALAEGFRLEGVPWGAVLYLGVAATALTTWLQTWGQKHVPAPQAAILYTLEPVWATLFAFLVLGERLGPSGLLGALLVILATFQAIRRSPA comes from the coding sequence ATGCGCGCCTACGCCCTGGGCCTTCTCGCCCTCAACCTCCTCACCCTTATCTGGGGCACCACCTTCGTGGTGGTCAAGGGGGCGGTGGCGGAGATCTCTCCCAGCCTTTTGGTCCTCCTGCGCTTTTTGGTGGCGGGCCTCTTCTTCCTGCCCTTTCTCTTCCGCCTCCCTCCCGGGTCCTTGGGCCCCGGCCTGGAGCTGGCCTTCTGGCTCCTTTTAGGCTACGCCTCCCAGGCCATGGGCCTCGAGCACACCTCCGCCAGCCGGAGCGCCTTCATCACCGCCTTGAACGTAGTCCTGGTGCCCCTTTTCCTCTCCCTGGCGGGGAGGCGGGTGGAGGGGGTCTGGCTGGCGGCCTTTCTGGCCTTTCTGGGGGTGGGGCTTCTCTCCTACGACCCCAGGCAGCCCCCCCTGAACGTGGGGGACCTCTGGACCCTTCTCACCGCCCTCACCTACGCCATTTACATCGTCCGCCTCGAGGTCCACGCCAAGGCCGTACCCTCTTTGCCCCTCACCGCCGTCCAGGTCCTGGGCACAGGCCTCTTGGCCCTGCCCTGGGCTCTGGCGGAGGGCTTCCGCCTGGAGGGGGTGCCCTGGGGAGCGGTCCTCTATCTGGGCGTGGCGGCCACGGCCCTCACCACCTGGCTCCAGACCTGGGGGCAGAAGCACGTGCCCGCGCCCCAGGCGGCCATCCTCTACACCCTGGAGCCGGTCTGGGCCACCCTCTTCGCCTTCCTGGTCCTGGGGGAGAGGCTGGGGCCTTCAGGCCTCCTGGGGGCCCTTCTGGTCATACTGGCCACCTTCCAGGCTATCCGCCGATCCCCAGCATGA